A genomic region of Nymphaea colorata isolate Beijing-Zhang1983 chromosome 2, ASM883128v2, whole genome shotgun sequence contains the following coding sequences:
- the LOC116247035 gene encoding pentatricopeptide repeat-containing protein At2g13600-like — translation MLQWRTGGEVALVRLLKASCKEGALRKGKSVHAVAAKLAYDRFLCVGNALINVYVRCGNLDSARKVFEEIPERDVLSWTSLVAGCAQGDHHRCLTSISIFRQMVSHGFRPNPFTFASVLKACGKIRDPSAGKSVHGLIVVSGCVPDVVLMNSILAMYGNCGCFDEAQNVFNRMLERDVISWNKIIDAHVQNGDMKGALEFFHRSPFCDVVSWNTIISGYMHNGDDRTAVTVLYDMKRMGVDFNEFTLCISLVLAAKLAILDLGEQVHCQLFRKLGGDYDWYIGNSLIDMYCKCGKLDVALLVFETNFGAASWSSLVSAYTQNGRSEDAVNLFRRMLDEGVPVDNFTLAAVAIACAESGILEQAKQIHAQIVKYAHTSDSVIESSMINMYSKCGSIDDARLLFNKTKEHGLVSWTSMILGCAFHGLAREAIQLFEKMLKEGVRPNEISFLGVLSACCHAGLLNEGCHYFKLMREDCSILPKIEHFTCMVDLLGRLGQLEVAEEFILENAIGQADAVWKALLSACSTHKNVLVGERALGRLFELEPCDDGSYVILSNMWSTSRKWENAADVRQLMQKKQMRKKPGCSWIVLKKEAHIFVMGDRSHPQTDAIYSSLACLAVEASYYCNPKLL, via the coding sequence ATGCTGCAATGGAGGACGGGAGGTGAGGTCGCTCTGGTGCGCCTTCTCAAGGCTTCCTGCAAAGAGGGCGCTCTTCGAAAGGGCAAATCCGTGCACGCCGTCGCCGCAAAGCTTGCTTACGATCGATTTCTCTGCGTAGGCAACGCCCTCATTAACGTTTATGTGAGATGCGGGAATCTAGATTCTGCCCGCAAAGTGTTCGAGGAAATTCCCGAGCGAGATGTCTTGTCGTGGACATCGCTCGTTGCGGGCTGCGCGCAAGGGGATCATCATCGCTGTCTCACTTCCATAAGCATTTTCCGCCAGATGGTCTCTCATGGCTTCCGTCCCAACCCCTTCACCTTCGCCAGCGTGCTGAAGGCATGCGGCAAGATCCGTGATCCATCGGCGGGCAAAAGCGTGCATGGATTGATTGTCGTTTCTGGGTGTGTTCCTGACGTGGTCTTGATGAACTCTATCCTGGCCATGTATGGGAATTGTGGGTGCTTTGATGAAGCACAGAACGTATTCAACAGGATGCTCGAGCGGGATGTGATCTCTTGGAACAAGATAATTGATGCCCATGTGCAGAATGGTGACATGAAAGGAGCGCTAGAGTTCTTTCACAGGTCGCCATTTTGTGACGTCGTATCGTGGAACACCATCATCTCGGGTTATATGCATAACGGAGATGATAGGACAGCAGTGACGGTTCTCTATGATATGAAGAGGATGGGAGTGGATTTCAATGAGTTTACACTCTGCATATCCTTGGTGTTGGCAGCGAAATTGGCTATTCTTGATCTGGGGGAACAGGTTCACTGCCAATTGTTTAGAAAGCTTGGTGGTGATTATGATTGGTACATTGGAAATTCCTTGATAGACATGTACTGTAAATGTGGGAAGCTGGACGTTGCATTGCTAGTCTTTGAGACGAATTTTGGTGCAGCTTCCTGGAGCTCATTGGTTTCTGCTTACACTCAGAACGGGAGAAGTGAGGACGCTGTCAATCTCTTTCGTCGAATGTTGGATGAGGGTGTTCCTGTCGATAACTTCACGCTTGCAGCTGTAGCTATTGCATGTGCTGAAAGCGGCATATTGGAACAGGCTAAGCAGATCCATGCCCAAATAGTTAAGTATGCACATACCTCTGATTCAGTCATAGAGAGTTCTATGATTAACATGTACTCTAAATGTGGTAGCATAGATGACGCAAGGCTTTTGTTCAATAAAACTAAGGAACATGGTCTTGTGTCGTGGACGTCTATGATACTTGGCTGTGCATTTCATGGCCTAGCAAGAGAGGCTATACAACTCTTTGAGAAGATGTTGAAGGAAGGTGTTAGACCAAATGAGATTAGCTTCCTTGGAGTGCTGTCAGCATGTTGCCATGCAGGGTTGTTAAATGAAGGTTGTCATTATTTCAAACTGATGCGTGAAGATTGTAGCATACTTCCAAAAATAGAACATTTCACATGCATGGTCGATCTTCTTGGTCGATTGGGGCAGTTGGAAGTAGCAGAAGAGTTCATACTGGAGAATGCCATTGGCCAAGCTGATGCCGTTTGGAAAGCATTGTTGTCTGCCTGCAGCACTCATAAGAACGTTTTGGTAGGAGAGCGAGCTTTGGGAAGACTCTTTGAACTTGAACCATGTGATGATGGATCTTATGTTATATTATCCAATATGTGGTCTACGTCAAGAAAATGGGAAAATGCAGCAGATGTAAGACAGTTGATGCAAAAGAAACAGATGAGAAAGAAACCAGGATGCTCGTGGATTGTGCTTAAGAAAGAAGCACATATATTTGTTATGGGAGACAGGTCACATCCTCAAACAGATGCGATCTACTCATCCTTAGCGTGCCTCGCTGTAGAGGCCAGTTATTATTGTAATCCAAAGTTGCTGTGA
- the LOC116247030 gene encoding uncharacterized protein LOC116247030 has protein sequence MALLLHRFVFPNVQNRPPSPRHDAWDCASLSLPSARRLPPAFSTIAGRKALHSSEGLPIQRCSSSDLLVPTSRGGTESDEKIEDRKQTNDLSSLSVQGSRNSDDRISNSPHFVVDNNAPLVNALKASAKCNAAGFHFPGHNRGRAAPPALAQLIGKRPYFHDLPELPELDNLFSPQGVILDAQRRAAELFGATETWFLVGGTTCGIQASIMATCSPGEILVLPRNSHISAISGMVLSGALPKYIIPEYNSSWDIAGGISSHQVANAIEELHKEGKKPAAVFVTSPTYHGICSNINEITDLCHAWGIPVIVDEAHGAHFKFDPCLPRAALEQGADLVVQSTHKVLCSLTQSSMLHLSGDIVDGEQICRFLQILQSTSPSYLLLASLDAARAQLNENPDTIFDESMRLSYKLVEELQMIAGLSLLKSTNFQSMPEMDPLRVTVGTWKLGVSGYRADEFLCEKHDVIAELASGKSLTFAITMGTCKEHVDRLVHGLKDLAAGHGSDTSRQAMDGYDWASFPDMNIKLSPREASFAKKRRVPIQESVGEICGELVCPYPPGIPILIPGEVVTEDALCYLLDAKNGGAMISGAADPSLGYMLVCSV, from the exons ATGGCGCTTCTCCTTCACAGATTTGTCTTCCCCAACGTTCAGAACCGACCACCATCTCCTCGACATGACGCCTGGGACTGTGCGTCTCTCTCCCTACCATCTGCTCGTCGTCTACCCCCGGCTTTCTCTACGATAGCAGGGAGGAAGGCTCTTCATTCTAGTGAAGGCCTTCCCATTCAAAG ATGCTCTTCTTCTGATTTGCTCGTGCCAACGTCAAGAGGAGGGACCGAGTCGGATGAG AAAATTGAAGACAGAAAGCAGACAAATGACCTGAGCTCGTTGAGTGTCCAGGGAAGCCGCAATTCTGATGACAGAATCTCTAATTCCCCACATTTTGTTGTTGACAATAATGCTCCTTTGGTCAATGCCTTAAAGGCATCAGCAAAATGCAATGCTGCTGGATTTCACTTTCCGGGACATAACAGAGGCAGGGCTGCACCACCTGCCCTTGCTCAACTTATCGGGAAGAGGCCTTATTTTCATGATTTACCTGAACTTCCTGAGCTTGATAATTTGTTTTCTCCACAAGGGGTTATCCTTGATGCCCAGAGACGAGCTGCAGAATTGTTTGGAGCAACAGAGACATGGTTTCTTGTTGGGGGAACAACATGTGGCATTCAAGCATCAATTATGGCTACATGTTCGCCAGGGGAAATACTTGTCCTTCCTAGGAATTCACATATATCAGCAATATCTGGCATGGTCTTGTCTGGCGCTTTGCCCAAATACATAATTCCAGAGTATAATTCATCCTGGGATATTGCTGGAGGAATCAGTTCACATCAGGTTGCCAATGCAATTGAAGAGTTGCATAAAGAAGGTAAAAAGCCAGCTGCAGTTTTTGTTACCTCACCCACTTACCATGGGATCTGCAGTAATATAAACGAAATCACTGATCTATGTCATGCATGGGGGATTCCAGTAATTGTTGATGAGGCTCATGGTGCTCATTTCAAGTTTGATCCCTGTCTTCCAAGGGCAGCGTTGGAGCAAGGCGCCGACCTTGTAGTCCAGTCCACCCACAAGGTTCTATGCTCTCTTACACAGTCATCAATGTTGCACTTATCAGGTGACATTGTAGATGGGGAGCAAATTTGCAGATTCCTACAGATCCTTCAGAGCACCAGTCCAAGCTACCTGCTGCTTGCTTCTCTGGATGCTGCTAGAGCACAATTGAATGAGAATCCAGACACCATTTTTGATGAATCGATGCGTTTGAGCTACAAATTGGTGGAAGAACTTCAGATGATTGCTGGTCTTTCACTGCTGAAATCTACCAACTTCCAGAGCATGCCTGAGATGGATCCCTTGCGTGTGACTGTTGGTACGTGGAAGCTTGGTGTATCTGGATATAGAGCAGATGAGTTCCTATGTGAGAAACATGATGTCATTGCGGAGCTCGCCTCTGGTAAGTCACTAACATTTGCTATCACCATGGGCACATGCAAAGAGCATGTTGATAGGCTTGTGCATGGACTAAAGGATCTTGCAGCTGGGCATGGATCAGATACCTCAAGGCAAGCAATGGATGGATATGATTGGGCATCTTTTCCTGATATGAACATAAAGCTGAGTCCTAGGGAGGCTTCCtttgcaaagaaaagaagggtCCCCATTCAAGAAAGTGTTGGTGAAATTTGTGGGGAGCTCGTATGTCCTTATCCCCCAGGAATTCCAATATTGATCCCAGGCGAGGTTGTAACTGAAGATGCTCTGTGTTATCTTCTGGATGCAAAAAATGGAGGTGCTATGATCAGTGGAGCAGCTGACCCTAGTCTTGGTTATATGCTGGTATGCAGCGTGTGA